One stretch of Acholeplasma laidlawii PG-8A DNA includes these proteins:
- the secY gene encoding preprotein translocase subunit SecY yields the protein MWQRIKNVLANNSVMARVGITLLLIFIFRVASYIPIPLFNIELFRSNQTWSSGFLGILNSYTGQALARFSVLSLGISPYITASIAVQLLQTVVPSMKEWQEQGDTGKVKTQRMTKYLAIVLAFAQSLLLILGTGVRGSQIQVGVDSGFFTYFYMALVVTAGSAFAIWLADLITAKGVGNGSSILIGVGVLTSIPIMITTLSDKYLGTGEWTDILIYVLILLLYVGILLGVVYMNIAKRKIPINYANRQGGKTRTDSNIPLKINSAGVLPVIFASTILSVPLSIVGFLEGSLGAGTQSWINAIFNYQEPLGFIIYLILIIAFSFFYTFMVTNPHKIADNLSKSNAYVPGVRPGDDTKNYIARILFKVTVIGTVYLVVLAALPIITAWVFGFVGAEAASITLGGTGLLIVVGVAADTTQQLEAQANQETYQGLF from the coding sequence ATGTGGCAGCGCATAAAAAATGTATTAGCAAATAATTCAGTTATGGCTCGTGTGGGTATAACGTTATTACTTATCTTCATATTTAGAGTCGCAAGTTACATCCCAATTCCATTGTTTAACATTGAACTTTTCAGAAGCAATCAAACATGGTCATCAGGATTCTTAGGTATTTTAAATAGCTATACAGGACAAGCATTGGCACGTTTTAGTGTGTTATCTCTAGGGATTTCACCTTATATCACTGCATCTATTGCAGTACAATTATTACAAACAGTTGTTCCTTCTATGAAAGAGTGGCAAGAACAAGGTGATACTGGGAAAGTTAAAACTCAACGTATGACTAAGTACTTAGCAATCGTATTAGCGTTTGCTCAAAGTTTACTCTTAATTTTAGGTACAGGTGTTAGAGGCTCACAAATTCAAGTGGGCGTAGATAGTGGATTCTTTACTTACTTTTATATGGCTTTAGTTGTAACTGCAGGTTCTGCATTTGCAATTTGGCTAGCTGATCTAATTACAGCTAAAGGTGTTGGTAATGGTTCATCTATATTAATTGGTGTGGGTGTGTTAACATCTATTCCAATTATGATCACAACTTTAAGTGATAAATACTTAGGTACAGGTGAATGGACTGACATCTTAATCTATGTATTAATTCTATTACTTTATGTAGGTATTTTATTAGGTGTTGTTTATATGAACATCGCTAAACGTAAGATTCCTATAAACTATGCAAATAGACAAGGTGGTAAAACAAGAACAGATTCAAATATCCCATTAAAGATTAACTCTGCTGGGGTATTACCTGTAATCTTCGCATCAACCATCCTATCAGTTCCACTTTCTATTGTTGGTTTCTTAGAAGGCAGTTTAGGTGCAGGAACTCAAAGTTGGATCAATGCAATCTTCAATTACCAAGAACCACTTGGATTCATTATTTATCTTATCTTAATCATTGCATTCTCATTCTTCTATACATTCATGGTAACAAATCCACATAAGATTGCTGATAACTTATCAAAATCTAATGCATATGTTCCAGGTGTAAGACCAGGAGATGATACTAAAAACTATATTGCTAGAATTCTATTTAAAGTCACAGTTATTGGTACAGTATACTTAGTTGTATTAGCTGCACTTCCAATTATTACTGCATGGGTATTCGGCTTTGTAGGTGCAGAAGCTGCAAGCATCACCTTAGGTGGAACCGGGCTATTAATCGTAGTTGGGGTTGCTGCAGACACTACACAACAACTTGAAGCACAAGCTAATCAAGAGACGTATCAAGGATTGTTCTAA
- a CDS encoding adenylate kinase has protein sequence MKTRMIFVGPPGAGKGSQAKIISQTLNIPHISTGDMFRTHIKGSTPLGLEAKKYTDQGLLVPDDVTNQMVKDRLSQKDVEKGFIFDGYPRTPDQAIFLDNLLMVTNQKLDVVLNISSSDEVIVKRITGRRTCPVCGAIYHVDNYPPKVAGICDNDGATLVQRKDDQKETIIRRLSVYKEETFPLIKYYAHKNLLMDVDGNQPLEVITKHVLEILEQK, from the coding sequence ATGAAAACAAGGATGATATTTGTAGGCCCTCCTGGGGCTGGCAAGGGATCACAGGCAAAAATAATTTCACAGACATTAAATATCCCACATATATCAACCGGTGATATGTTCAGAACACATATAAAGGGTAGTACGCCACTTGGTTTGGAAGCTAAAAAGTATACAGACCAAGGGCTACTTGTACCTGATGATGTAACCAATCAAATGGTTAAAGATCGCCTAAGTCAGAAAGATGTTGAAAAGGGATTCATCTTTGATGGATATCCAAGAACACCTGATCAAGCAATTTTCTTAGACAATCTATTAATGGTAACAAATCAAAAACTTGATGTAGTATTAAATATTTCATCAAGTGATGAAGTTATTGTTAAACGAATCACAGGTAGAAGAACATGCCCAGTATGTGGTGCTATATATCATGTTGATAACTATCCACCAAAAGTGGCAGGTATTTGTGATAATGATGGTGCAACCTTGGTTCAAAGAAAAGATGATCAAAAAGAAACAATTATTCGTAGACTTAGTGTTTACAAAGAAGAAACATTCCCATTAATTAAGTATTATGCACATAAAAACTTACTTATGGATGTTGATGGTAATCAACCTTTAGAGGTGATTACAAAACATGTATTAGAAATTCTGGAGCAAAAATGA
- the map gene encoding type I methionyl aminopeptidase yields MITIKSSREIELMKTAGDILARTREYLIPFIKPGVTTHELDMLAHNFILENDATPSFKGYQGFDGSICASVNEVVIHGIPSKKKVLKDGDILSLDLGVNYKGYHADSAWTFPVGVISNEVKKLLEVTEEALWNGLAVIKPGASVNEISKAVEQTIRPHGYGIVEEFTGHGIGQSLHEDPAIPNFGYEPNHVILKAGMTFCVEPMVNIGTKRVRILKDGWTTVTQDKSYSAHFEHTVLVTETGYEVLTKTKE; encoded by the coding sequence ATGATTACAATAAAAAGTTCTAGAGAAATTGAACTCATGAAAACAGCTGGTGACATCTTGGCACGTACTAGGGAATATCTAATTCCTTTCATTAAGCCAGGTGTTACCACACATGAGCTTGATATGCTCGCACATAATTTCATACTCGAAAATGATGCAACACCGTCATTTAAAGGATACCAAGGATTTGATGGATCGATTTGTGCATCCGTCAATGAAGTTGTGATTCACGGTATACCTTCCAAAAAGAAGGTTCTCAAAGATGGCGATATTCTATCACTCGATTTAGGTGTGAATTATAAGGGTTATCACGCTGACTCTGCATGGACATTTCCTGTTGGGGTTATCTCAAATGAAGTTAAAAAGTTGTTAGAAGTAACAGAAGAAGCACTATGGAATGGCTTAGCGGTTATTAAACCAGGTGCAAGCGTCAATGAGATTTCTAAAGCAGTTGAACAAACCATTAGACCACATGGTTATGGTATTGTTGAAGAATTTACCGGTCATGGCATCGGTCAAAGTCTCCATGAAGATCCAGCGATTCCTAACTTTGGTTATGAACCAAATCATGTGATTTTAAAAGCTGGAATGACCTTTTGTGTAGAACCAATGGTCAATATAGGAACTAAAAGAGTTCGTATATTAAAAGATGGTTGGACAACAGTTACACAAGACAAATCATATAGTGCACATTTCGAGCATACGGTACTTGTAACCGAAACAGGCTATGAAGTATTGACTAAAACAAAGGAGTAA
- the infA gene encoding translation initiation factor IF-1, translating to MAREDLIEVEAKVKEILPNTKFIVELDNGHTVVAHVSGKIRIHNIRILPGDKVTVELSPYDLSRGRITYRKK from the coding sequence ATGGCAAGAGAAGATTTAATAGAAGTTGAAGCAAAGGTTAAAGAAATTTTACCGAACACAAAGTTTATAGTTGAGCTAGACAACGGTCACACCGTTGTAGCACACGTATCTGGTAAAATCCGTATCCACAACATACGCATTTTACCTGGTGATAAAGTAACAGTTGAATTATCACCATATGATTTATCACGCGGACGTATAACATACCGCAAAAAATAA
- the rpmJ gene encoding 50S ribosomal protein L36, with protein MKVKASVKKRSADDIIVRRKGRVYVINKKNRRHNQRQG; from the coding sequence ATGAAAGTTAAAGCATCAGTTAAAAAGCGCAGCGCAGATGACATCATTGTGCGCCGCAAAGGTCGCGTATACGTGATCAACAAAAAAAATAGAAGACACAATCAAAGACAAGGTTAA
- the rpsM gene encoding 30S ribosomal protein S13, with product MARIAGVDIPTQKRVVISLQYIYGIGQTTAQEVLKNANVSEDIRVKDLNDDQLSAIRGEVAKIVTEGDLRRESTLNIKRLMEIGSYRGIRHRKGLPVNGQNTRNNARTRKGKPKAVTGKKQAGK from the coding sequence ATGGCAAGAATTGCAGGAGTAGACATCCCTACTCAAAAACGAGTGGTTATCTCGTTACAATACATCTATGGCATTGGTCAAACTACAGCACAAGAAGTGCTAAAGAATGCTAATGTATCAGAAGATATTCGTGTTAAAGACTTAAATGACGATCAATTATCAGCAATCCGTGGCGAAGTAGCGAAAATCGTTACAGAAGGTGACTTACGTAGAGAGTCAACATTAAACATCAAACGTTTAATGGAAATTGGTTCATATCGCGGTATTAGACACCGTAAAGGCTTACCTGTAAACGGTCAAAACACAAGAAACAATGCACGTACTCGTAAAGGGAAACCTAAAGCGGTTACTGGAAAGAAACAGGCAGGTAAATAA
- the rpsK gene encoding 30S ribosomal protein S11, with the protein MAAQKRKTTKRRVRKNIPSGIAHIHTTFNNTIVTITDPAGNAISWSSAGALGIKGSRKSTPFAAQLTSEAAAKGAMDNGMARVEVYVKGPGPGREAAIRSLQAAGLEITAIKDVTPVPHNGCRPPKRPRN; encoded by the coding sequence ATGGCAGCTCAAAAAAGAAAAACAACTAAAAGAAGAGTAAGAAAAAACATACCTTCAGGTATTGCTCACATTCATACAACTTTCAATAATACAATCGTAACTATCACAGACCCAGCAGGTAACGCTATCTCTTGGTCAAGTGCTGGTGCTTTAGGTATTAAAGGATCAAGAAAATCTACACCATTTGCAGCTCAACTTACAAGTGAAGCAGCAGCAAAAGGTGCAATGGACAACGGTATGGCTCGTGTAGAAGTATATGTTAAAGGTCCAGGACCTGGTAGAGAGGCTGCAATTAGAAGTTTACAAGCAGCAGGATTAGAAATTACAGCGATTAAAGATGTGACGCCAGTTCCTCATAATGGATGTCGTCCACCAAAACGTCCACGTAACTAA
- a CDS encoding DNA-directed RNA polymerase subunit alpha — protein sequence MKDLKFEKPTSVEEISQEGNLGRFLIKPLERGYGLTLGNALRRVLLSSLPGAAIVNVKIEGVEHEFSTIEGVYEDVMGIVLNLKKVVFSVDSQDPQYEQQLELYAEGPAVITAGDFNLADDIEVVNKDQHIATLAEGAKFNMTVTVRRGIGYVPADQNKQYSKYELNVIPIDSLYTPVERVIYSVEKTRGDLDELTIEIETNGAILAKEALALASKMLVDHFQVLVDISEKASEFDFIRDIEEEPASKKSDTKIEQLDLSVRLFNSLKRSGITTVGELLKLSEEEVMRLRSLGRKSFKELKEKLAEHGLEFEHSTSKEARFGFDSDEDKE from the coding sequence GTGAAAGATTTAAAATTTGAAAAACCAACATCTGTCGAAGAAATATCTCAAGAAGGTAACTTGGGACGTTTCTTAATCAAACCACTTGAACGCGGTTATGGGTTAACCTTAGGTAATGCATTAAGACGTGTCTTATTATCATCGTTACCAGGTGCTGCAATCGTCAATGTTAAAATTGAAGGTGTGGAGCACGAGTTTTCTACCATTGAAGGCGTTTATGAAGATGTGATGGGAATCGTTCTTAACCTTAAAAAGGTCGTATTCTCAGTTGATTCACAAGATCCACAGTATGAACAACAATTAGAATTATATGCAGAAGGTCCAGCTGTGATTACTGCAGGTGATTTTAATTTGGCAGACGACATTGAAGTTGTCAATAAAGACCAACATATTGCAACTCTAGCAGAAGGTGCTAAGTTCAATATGACAGTTACAGTTAGACGTGGTATTGGTTATGTACCAGCTGACCAAAATAAACAATATTCTAAATACGAATTAAACGTTATTCCAATTGACTCACTTTATACACCAGTTGAACGTGTAATCTACAGTGTAGAAAAAACACGTGGTGATTTAGATGAATTAACAATTGAAATCGAAACAAACGGTGCTATCTTAGCAAAAGAAGCATTAGCCCTCGCATCTAAGATGTTAGTGGATCACTTCCAAGTACTTGTAGATATTTCTGAAAAAGCTAGTGAATTTGATTTCATTCGCGATATTGAAGAAGAACCAGCAAGCAAAAAATCAGATACTAAGATTGAACAACTTGATTTATCAGTTCGTTTATTCAACTCACTAAAACGTAGTGGTATCACTACAGTTGGTGAATTACTAAAATTATCTGAAGAAGAAGTTATGAGACTACGTTCATTAGGTAGAAAATCATTCAAAGAATTAAAAGAAAAATTAGCAGAACATGGACTTGAATTCGAGCACTCTACTTCAAAAGAAGCAAGATTCGGATTTGATTCAGACGAAGATAAGGAGTAA
- the rplQ gene encoding 50S ribosomal protein L17, producing MAIPSRLRRTTDQREALLRDLVTDLIINDRITTTEAKAKSVQRVADKMVTLAKKGTLAARRQAAETVRLEDAGEGKDALQKLFSVIAPRYNDRTGGYTRIIKTVPRRGDAAPMAIIEFI from the coding sequence ATGGCAATACCATCAAGACTACGCCGTACGACTGATCAAAGAGAAGCTTTACTACGCGATTTAGTAACAGACTTAATCATCAATGATCGTATTACGACAACAGAAGCAAAAGCAAAATCCGTACAACGCGTTGCTGATAAAATGGTCACATTAGCTAAAAAAGGTACGTTAGCAGCTCGTAGACAAGCAGCTGAAACAGTACGTTTAGAAGATGCTGGTGAAGGCAAAGATGCACTTCAAAAGCTATTTAGCGTAATTGCACCACGTTACAACGATCGTACAGGTGGATATACAAGAATTATTAAAACTGTACCTCGCCGTGGCGATGCAGCACCGATGGCAATCATCGAATTTATTTAA
- a CDS encoding endonuclease translates to MKKIAILLMIVSSIFLLSSCDIITDLLNEKSYEVTFHIVDEESYSVMVTDFTKEDFNISQVPNKTGYDFKGWYLNEDFTNAYIPKYEYESALNFYAKFEIKTFDVSIYDTVMNETNIFKINYGSTLSDIEYSHEGVILTGYKYMDDDVTFDIASEVTTDLDLYTVFESSEGYVLVTFETNTDLPTINRVSTANIEIEMPQNPVKEGQIFVGWFTDNTYSTFYDFNELVTTDLTLHGKFVTPTTMDYEVDDTVVSFEGLNDALQYQYYIKNDEILDEPFTETFTNYIDLKPFESLFLNETEMIVKVVFPSGEQYVLFNVFLKFDDLTIYKENFESSAFLARTNYSNNTTPRIDGPLDYQYSILNGTASTTKPIEGLKSVQLRNGTNTPYLQTNFLLEGVTKISFLSKSSNHNLSLKVLNSLGEVLETYLFELTTTPTMYQVAINQIGPIKLKFELVATSNITTGEQIFIDDIRVFGSTSSKVLVEIIKEEEPNADLEAIRQAFEAHRSKLTPPGFNALSNEGLLQYYASLNGLTGNAFKTELTNILVNTHRRLISYDEARFVLEMSDIVTNGDKTYLDGIYSGHEIVRYWDGGTTWAREHVWPNSRLAMDRVTGSNKNQASDVHNLRAIDPRVNSSRSNRYFMEATSYGLVGTTAYYPGDNYKGDVARILFYMVARYPDILTLRDDNIIDSAYTSEGAVMGVLSLLIKWHEEDPVSQFEINRNNIIYSFQGNRNPFIDFPEYVDVYFN, encoded by the coding sequence ATGAAAAAAATAGCAATTTTACTTATGATAGTAAGTAGTATCTTTCTTTTAAGTTCATGTGATATAATCACGGACTTACTAAATGAAAAGAGTTATGAAGTGACTTTTCATATTGTTGATGAAGAAAGTTATAGTGTGATGGTAACTGATTTTACTAAGGAAGATTTTAATATAAGTCAAGTACCCAATAAAACAGGGTATGATTTTAAAGGATGGTATTTAAATGAAGATTTCACAAATGCCTATATCCCTAAATATGAGTATGAGTCTGCATTAAACTTTTATGCAAAGTTTGAAATAAAGACATTTGACGTAAGTATTTATGATACAGTTATGAATGAAACAAATATTTTTAAGATTAACTATGGTAGTACACTAAGTGATATAGAATATAGTCATGAAGGTGTTATCTTAACTGGATATAAATATATGGATGATGATGTTACATTTGATATAGCATCAGAAGTTACAACGGATTTAGACCTTTATACAGTCTTTGAATCGAGTGAAGGTTATGTACTAGTAACATTTGAAACAAACACGGATTTACCTACTATAAACAGAGTTTCAACGGCTAATATAGAAATAGAGATGCCCCAAAATCCAGTTAAAGAAGGTCAAATATTCGTTGGCTGGTTTACGGATAACACCTATTCAACATTCTATGACTTTAATGAATTAGTAACAACAGATCTTACACTTCATGGTAAGTTTGTAACACCGACTACAATGGATTATGAAGTCGATGATACAGTGGTGAGTTTTGAAGGATTAAATGATGCCCTACAGTATCAATATTATATAAAAAACGATGAGATATTAGATGAACCATTTACTGAAACATTCACAAATTACATTGACTTAAAACCATTTGAAAGTCTATTTTTAAATGAGACAGAAATGATTGTTAAAGTAGTATTTCCATCTGGGGAACAATATGTATTGTTTAATGTATTTTTAAAGTTTGATGACCTTACAATATATAAAGAGAACTTTGAATCCAGTGCATTTTTAGCAAGAACAAATTATTCCAATAATACAACACCAAGAATTGATGGACCATTAGATTATCAGTACAGTATCTTAAATGGTACAGCATCGACTACAAAACCGATTGAAGGTTTAAAGTCTGTACAACTTAGAAATGGCACCAATACGCCATACTTGCAAACTAACTTTTTATTAGAGGGTGTTACGAAGATTAGTTTTCTATCAAAATCTTCAAATCATAATTTATCTTTAAAGGTTTTAAATAGTTTAGGTGAAGTCTTAGAAACATACCTATTTGAACTCACAACAACACCTACAATGTATCAAGTAGCAATCAATCAAATTGGTCCAATCAAACTTAAATTTGAACTTGTAGCAACGTCTAATATTACAACAGGTGAACAAATATTTATAGATGATATCAGAGTATTTGGTAGTACTTCATCTAAAGTGTTAGTCGAAATTATTAAAGAAGAAGAACCAAATGCAGACCTAGAAGCCATTAGACAAGCCTTTGAAGCACATAGAAGTAAATTAACGCCTCCAGGATTTAATGCACTATCTAATGAAGGTTTACTTCAATATTACGCTTCATTAAATGGTTTAACTGGTAATGCATTTAAAACAGAACTAACAAATATATTAGTTAATACACACAGAAGACTCATTAGTTATGATGAAGCAAGGTTTGTTCTTGAAATGTCAGATATCGTAACTAATGGAGATAAAACTTATTTAGATGGTATTTACTCTGGTCATGAAATTGTCCGTTATTGGGACGGTGGTACTACATGGGCTAGAGAACATGTTTGGCCAAACTCTAGACTAGCAATGGATAGAGTTACGGGTTCTAATAAAAACCAAGCTAGTGATGTTCATAACTTAAGAGCGATTGACCCTAGAGTAAATAGTTCTAGATCGAATAGATATTTTATGGAAGCTACAAGTTATGGACTTGTAGGAACTACTGCCTATTATCCAGGGGATAATTATAAAGGTGATGTTGCTCGTATATTATTTTATATGGTAGCAAGATATCCTGATATATTAACCTTGCGTGATGATAACATTATTGACAGTGCCTATACAAGTGAAGGTGCAGTCATGGGTGTCTTATCACTACTAATTAAGTGGCATGAAGAAGATCCTGTTTCACAGTTTGAAATAAATAGAAATAACATAATTTACAGTTTCCAAGGTAATAGAAATCCATTTATAGATTTTCCGGAGTATGTAGATGTCTACTTTAACTAG
- a CDS encoding DNA-3-methyladenine glycosylase I has protein sequence MSTLTRCHWANSTENMAHYHDHEWGVPLYDDLKLFQKLLLDMQQAGLSWSIVLNKRKDILEAFDNFDPYIMINYDEQKLNSLLTNPKIIRNRLKIEAMIHNAKMYIKHFGQINSFSDFLWSYVDHKVVVHDIKVPKDTPTETDISKLISRDLKRLGFKFVGSITIYAFLQAVGIYNDHQNDCFKKR, from the coding sequence ATGTCTACTTTAACTAGATGCCACTGGGCAAATTCAACAGAAAACATGGCGCACTATCATGATCATGAATGGGGTGTACCGTTATATGATGATCTTAAACTATTTCAAAAGTTACTTTTAGACATGCAACAAGCAGGACTGTCTTGGTCAATTGTTTTAAACAAGCGAAAAGATATCTTAGAAGCGTTTGATAACTTTGATCCATACATCATGATAAATTATGATGAACAAAAATTAAATAGTTTATTAACTAACCCTAAGATTATTAGAAATAGGCTTAAAATAGAAGCTATGATTCATAATGCTAAAATGTATATTAAACATTTTGGACAGATTAATAGTTTTTCGGACTTCTTATGGTCCTATGTGGACCATAAAGTAGTCGTACACGACATTAAAGTACCTAAAGATACACCAACTGAAACAGATATATCTAAACTTATCAGTAGAGATTTAAAAAGATTAGGATTTAAATTTGTAGGCAGTATTACAATTTATGCCTTCTTACAAGCAGTTGGTATCTATAATGATCATCAAAATGATTGTTTTAAAAAAAGATAA
- a CDS encoding M3 family oligoendopeptidase, with product MKFNEYTYERPNLEDLKSKLETLTKDLTEAQDAKEALSVVKLYHKIMDNVDTQMQLVLIRHSIDTSNTFYDDEQAFVDNAAPLIESSAVKFTNALLSSKFRSELEASLGELLFKKAELSNKTFNDEVIGDLQLENKYTTEYVKIRSSAQIAFEGKVYNLSQMAPFTTHKDRKIRKEAAKAVSNWYKEKESAFDEVYDNLVKVRTTIATKLGYENFIQLGYDRLKRVDYHAEDVQSYRKQIAEKIVPVVSDLMKRRQKRLDLDKMMSYDLGLTFLNGNPEPKGDRAWQVDQAIKMYDELSPETSKFFRFLVDSELLDLDSKANKEGGGYCTYIPDYEAPFIFANFNGTSGDVDVLTHEAGHAFQVYMSKDLIPEYRWPGYEAAEIHSMSMEFLAWPYMELFFKEDTDKYKFAHLSGGLEFLPYGALVDHFQHEVYGNPNMTPKMRKDTWKKLEKIYQPWKIYEELDPVGEGLFWFRQGHIFQDPFYYIDYTLAQVLAFDFWGHNQKDPKKTWERYLELCKMGGQYSFVRLLNEAKLPNPFIDGTIEEILKPVNAYLSSIDDSKF from the coding sequence ATGAAGTTTAATGAATATACATATGAAAGACCTAACTTAGAGGATTTAAAATCTAAATTAGAAACACTGACAAAAGATTTAACTGAAGCACAAGATGCTAAAGAAGCATTAAGTGTTGTCAAACTATACCACAAGATCATGGATAATGTGGATACACAAATGCAACTGGTTTTAATTAGACACTCTATTGATACATCGAATACCTTTTATGATGATGAACAGGCATTTGTTGATAATGCTGCGCCTTTAATTGAATCCTCTGCTGTTAAGTTTACTAATGCACTTTTATCATCTAAATTTAGAAGTGAATTAGAAGCATCACTTGGTGAACTACTCTTTAAAAAAGCAGAACTGAGTAACAAAACATTTAATGATGAAGTCATTGGTGACTTACAGTTAGAAAACAAATATACAACAGAGTATGTCAAAATTAGATCAAGTGCTCAAATAGCGTTTGAAGGTAAAGTTTATAACTTATCTCAAATGGCACCTTTTACAACACATAAAGATAGAAAAATTAGAAAAGAAGCAGCGAAAGCAGTATCTAATTGGTATAAAGAAAAAGAGTCCGCTTTTGATGAAGTCTATGATAACCTAGTTAAAGTACGTACAACAATCGCAACCAAATTAGGATATGAAAACTTCATCCAATTAGGTTATGATAGATTAAAACGTGTAGACTATCATGCAGAAGATGTTCAATCCTATCGAAAACAAATTGCAGAAAAAATAGTACCAGTCGTAAGTGATTTGATGAAACGTCGTCAAAAAAGATTAGACTTAGATAAGATGATGAGCTATGACTTAGGGTTAACCTTCTTAAATGGAAACCCAGAACCTAAAGGTGATAGAGCATGGCAAGTCGATCAAGCAATTAAGATGTATGATGAATTAAGTCCTGAAACATCCAAATTCTTTAGATTTTTAGTGGATAGCGAATTACTAGATTTAGACAGTAAAGCCAACAAAGAAGGTGGTGGATATTGTACATATATCCCAGATTATGAAGCACCATTTATCTTTGCTAACTTTAATGGTACATCAGGCGACGTCGATGTATTAACCCATGAAGCAGGACATGCTTTCCAAGTGTATATGTCTAAAGACTTAATACCAGAATATAGATGGCCAGGCTATGAAGCTGCTGAAATTCACTCGATGAGTATGGAGTTTCTAGCATGGCCATATATGGAGTTATTCTTTAAAGAAGATACAGACAAATATAAGTTTGCTCACCTTTCTGGGGGACTTGAATTTTTACCATATGGGGCACTTGTTGACCACTTCCAACACGAGGTATATGGTAACCCTAATATGACACCTAAAATGCGTAAAGATACTTGGAAAAAGTTAGAAAAAATCTATCAACCTTGGAAGATTTATGAAGAACTAGATCCAGTTGGTGAAGGTTTATTTTGGTTTAGACAAGGACATATCTTCCAAGATCCATTCTATTATATTGATTATACACTTGCTCAAGTACTAGCATTTGACTTCTGGGGACACAATCAAAAAGACCCTAAAAAGACTTGGGAACGCTATCTAGAGTTATGTAAGATGGGTGGCCAATATAGTTTTGTAAGACTCCTTAATGAAGCTAAATTGCCAAATCCATTTATCGATGGCACGATTGAAGAGATTTTAAAACCCGTCAATGCTTATTTAAGTAGCATTGATGATTCTAAATTTTAA
- a CDS encoding DUF1801 domain-containing protein, with protein sequence MEITSTHIDNYLSTLEPNRLEDILVLTNLLSKVTGRSPKLWGSSIIGYGNLFYKYSTNTSGHMPIIGLSSRKQAITLYLSYDVNQFDILSSLGKYTTGKGCLYIKKLDDVHLDILEKLLYQVYDHVLNLDFVKLVD encoded by the coding sequence ATGGAAATAACCAGTACACATATTGATAATTATTTATCCACACTTGAACCGAATAGATTAGAAGATATTTTGGTACTTACCAATTTACTTTCAAAAGTGACTGGTAGATCTCCAAAACTTTGGGGTAGTAGCATCATCGGTTATGGTAATCTATTTTACAAGTATTCTACCAACACCTCTGGCCATATGCCTATCATTGGATTATCTAGTAGAAAACAAGCCATCACGCTTTATTTATCGTATGATGTGAACCAGTTTGATATATTAAGTAGTCTTGGAAAATACACTACAGGAAAAGGGTGTTTGTACATCAAAAAATTAGATGATGTTCATCTTGATATACTAGAAAAACTGCTGTATCAAGTCTATGATCATGTACTGAATTTAGATTTTGTAAAACTCGTTGATTAA